GTGACTAGAATGACCAGGAAATTGTTAAGTGCAGTGTTGTTGGTAGTTATTCATGACTTGCCTCTTGCCTTTCAAAAGGGTGACCCTACTTAAGGACTAGAGTTGGTTCAGGATACTTTTGCATGAAAATTTCCGGTTCTCTGGTAACGGATGGTGATAACTCTCAGTGGAGAAGCATCTAGATATAACACACCAAGGGTGCTCGCTTCTCATAGACATCCACAAGGACAAAGGAAGACTACAGATTTGGTGTTGCGTGTGAAGGATAGGATTTTGGCTTTGGAGAGGTGCACATGTTTGGCAACCCAATTCAGCTAACCTTTTCAGGATTGTCAACATTAAACGCTCACTTGTTGATACCTCAAGCTTTGATGTGTACTCTTGAAGCAAAAAAGTCCGAGATCTTCGCAAGATTCTGAAGCTCCTCTCTCCTTGGGCACAAAAGTAGACTCCTCTTACCCCTAGAGTTGGCTCTCTAGAGGCACTCGGACTTCTCTGgatcaattttttatttctgcAGAGGATTTCAacaaattgtattttgatgGACAAGGGTATTTTGCTATTGTTTAGATCCCCTTCTCTGTACATGGTTGGTATCATTTCTTGGTACCTCTTTAATGTCATTACTGAATATACTTGCGCATACATTTCTACTCACAAATTTGTTCAGGGATCAAAGACTTAAAAAGACTGTAGtctatcattttcttcctttgaTATTTTTAGAAGGAGAAAGGGGAATGGGAAAAGGATAAGAACATAAGACAAAACAACTTCTTCTAGAAGGAAGGCTTCTTTTTGTAGGCCCAGTATGTTCATAGATAATATAATGCAACCACTTTTAGAAGGAAAAGTCCTTTTTGTAGGCCCAGCATGTTTATAGATAAATCAAAATCTAGCCCTTAATTAGCATCAAAATATCTTCCAAACTTCCACCACGACTCACAAGATTTTTCAGTTTTAAGGCATGTATGGCCATGTGCATGTTGTGAGTAGTGATAGTGATCAAGCCAAGATTCCATCTTGGAGGGGGCAAGAACATCTTCATGAAagtattatatctatttttttctttttttggccaATCATAGGTTAACCAACCTGACACTCAGTCATTACGCAATgcaaaaaattctaattttgtcaataatttcTTCAGCCTAATATGTACAATATTATATGCAGACAAGGAGCAGGGAAGGGGGCTTATACAGTAGGGTGCGGGGTAGGTAGAGTGACAAGGCAGACAATGGGTGAATAGGGATTGAGCGGTAGAGTTGGAATGGGACTGGGACGGGGAGGAGATGGCAGAAAGAAACTGAGggcatcaaggtcaatatcaaATGGGGTTGACCCAATTGTGAAATGGGCTTAGTTAGGGAGATGGTGGGATTGTGGACAACAAAAATAGAAGAAAGGAGGGTTCTAAAGCTTTTAAATAATCCTGTTCTAATTAGCTATTCAAGTTGTACATGGATGATAAAGACACGAGGACTGCTAAATTTTAGATGTGCCTAGCGTGTCCACTCTAGAAAAGACTGATTGATATTGTCTAATATGTCTATAAGAATGCATATATGTTGTACTACAACAAACATAACAAGCACATCTATCTTTCCAACTTTTCTGCCTCTCTTTGACTAAGACCCAAACATCACACTTAAGACGCAAATCTGTCAGACCTCTGAAGATGGATTCCTCACCATTTCGGTGAGAATTGGGCTTAGAAATTACAAGGGAAATGGGAAGAAAAATAGGGGGGAgttagaagaacagaaagggagaagaagagcagaacgagagagaaagagagagagagagttgagagaATCAGAATTCATATATTGATAAAGCGTAATTCGGTTAAGGCACAATCGGGCCTTATACCAAATAAAATTGAGGAATCTCTCATGCAATGACGTGGCCTCCCCTTTTCTACCTTCTAGAACATTTGTTATAACCACCTACATACAACCCTCCTCAGCCTACAGCTACGATACAACCCTTCATAGCCTAGGTACACAACAAAATCATTCTCCAATGGAGGCATAAAAGCCTCAACCTGGCAAAACGCACTCCTTCACCTATCAATAACACAAAATTGATAAAGTTGCCCACAACGCCTTCACCTATGAATAGGCACAAAAGCTGTGGCCAGGATCGAGTAAAACCTTTGCATAACAATAGATCAAAGGATAAGTTTGTCTCTTGCTCATGACCATGTGTATTCATTAGTTATCCAATTGGCCAAAAGGGTTATAAGGCCTATGATTTGGAGTCACAAAATTTTCACATCACAGGATGTCATTTTTTGTGaaaatcattttccttttaaagTACATGAAAATTCAACAACCCCAAATGTGGTTATTCCTTTACCAGTACAGGACTCCCAATTTGACTTTTTATCTCTTTCAGCCCAAAATAATTCCGCAGAACCCATTCCAGGGACCCTAACCTGTTTTTGACCCACTTAGCATTGATCCTGAAAATTCCATGATCATTGATGCATCAAATCCCAATGCTAGTGATAAGCCAGATCTTCTATTAAGGGTATTGGGAACTTGTCCTTTATGGTTATGGTGTTTAATTGgcgataatccacacaaaagcACCAGgtcccatccttctttttaactaaGAGCACTGGTGAGGCGAATGGGCTATGGCTGGGCTTTATGAAGGACTGGTTCAGCATTTCtctaaccatttttttgatttctGATTTTTGGGTTGGCGAATATCTATAGGCCCTGATGTTTATAGGTTCAGAATTTGGCTTGAGATTGATGGAATGGTCCAGGTTGCAGGAAGGTGGTAGGGTGTTGGGCTCAGCAAATAGGTCCCCAAATTCAATAAGCAGTTCATCAATAAGGTGCTGAGAGTGTACCTGGTCAATTCTTCCTTGTGAGCTGCAGGTAACTACGTTTAGTTCCCCCATCGCTAGCTTTTCCCATCCTTCGTCCGCAGCTACCATTGAGAATAATTGAGCCAGCTTGCTCCAGTTATTCTTGAAGGCTTTATGCAACCTCTTCCCGTTATCAGCTTACATGTCCCAATCTCCCTTCCTCCTTTTAGTGTCATCCTCTTTCCTCTTTTATCAAAGGAGACTTCCATCCTATTGAAGTCGAGACTTATGGGgctcacccctttcatccaatcaaccccaagCACCATGTCACAGCCCCCCAGTTGCAACAGCCTAAGATCAGCTTCAAACCcctctccttgcatctcccactTAAACCCATAGCAAGCCGAATTGCTCAGCATCTTGCCCCCATCCGCTACTGTCACACTAAGGGGCTAGGTATTAGAGAGCGGGCACTTCAGCTTTCTAGCAATTTCCCCATCcaggaagctatgggtgcttctGCTATCTATTAAGACCAGCAAGCCCTTGTCCTTCACTCTCTCTTCCACCTTGATTATCTTATTGTCGGTCATTCCCTTCAGGGCATGGAATGATATCTCACCATTATTCTCATTCCCAGActcctcatcttcttcacttctatctccttcctcttcttccagtGTTTCTGAATTTCCCTCCAAAAGGAGAAGTTGGCGCTTACATCGATGCCCTGGAAAATACTTGTCTCCGCACCTGAAGCACAATCCGGGCTGTCGCTGCTGGTCATTATGCCTAACACTTGGCTAGGGCATCGTTGGGGGCCTCATTCCAGTATTGCCCCCTGTCCACTCGCGGCCTACTCCTCTCCCGCCTTGGTGGGAGGGCCTTACCGTCAGAGCTTTAGTTTGTTGCCTCTGCTTTTTCATCAAGGCCTCCACTACCATCTCTTGTAACCTGACACTCTCCACTACGTGTTCCACCATCCGTGGTCGGATCATTTTAACCATTGGTCTTAAATCGTCGTTGAAGCCACTCAAGAAACTAGACACAAAATATGCTTCGGACAAGTGCGGGTCTTGACTACTCATGAGAGATCGCAGCTCCTCGAACCTTTTCAAGTAGGTTTTCAGCTCACCCACTTGCCtgagtttgttaaattcttcaataatGTCGGTCATACTTCGTTCCCCAAATCTCTCACACAGCTTCTCGATGAACTCTCCCCACATAGGCTGACCCCTCACACTAACCCAACCTTGGTACTATGCATCCACGACATCATCGAAGTAGGCAGTTGCCAAGGCAACTCTTCGACCCTCTGGTATGTCATACCAATTAAACATTCTTTCGCACTTCCGCACCCACCAACGGGGGTTGTCACCTTCAAAAACAGGTATCTCCATCCGGGGCATGGGAAACCTGCTTGTTGGCGATGTCTTTGCTCGTCATGTCCCCTATCCTGCATTATTCCTTCCCCCATGTCCTGACCATTCTCCATATCAGGAGTTTCAGGCCTGTTTAGTCCCCTATCGTGACGTAAGAGAGGTTCCGTTCTATCTCAGGGAGGGAAGTCGGGGGCCAAACTAACTGGGTTTTGTCGTGTAAACATCAACATGAATTGCTGAAGCTGGTTACCCAGTTCTTCCCTCATCTGCGCCATCTCTTTGCGCAGTTGAACCAGTGTTACGTCCAGCTTTTGATCGATCATCATGATCACCTCGTGGTTACAAGTATTTCCCAGTTCGAGCTGGTCTACTCGTCTCTAGACCTCGGTTGTGGACGAGCTGATCTGTTGCAGTTGAGTCTCCATGTTTTTCATACGAGTTCCTTCCGCCATGAGCTAGCGACAATCCTGGCCCGGAatcgagctctgataccaatttgtcacgtAGACAAAGCGAGACACCTTGAATCAGTGTGATTCAAGGGCGAACAGAGATAGAGAGAAGGgggaaagagaaacaaaatggCTAATTAgggaggagaatatgagaatagagagggagaatggagaAAAAAGTTCTTAATCATTTGATATGCTCTCTCCATCGGAGGAGGAGTTAATATACTCACTCGGTGGGGGGAATCTCGCCCATTCAAGCGATTACAACTGATTACCTTTGTCCATTTCCCTAACAAATTACTTTGTCTTTTCCTTAGGCCTTACACGTGGCATGACACCTAACTGAATGCTAGCTAGAACGGGAATATACTAACGGAAATAAGCAATTACAATGTAACAGAAAATTAACTATGCtaaaagcaaaaatttaaaaggtaGCAGCAGCAGGTTCGTGACAGTTACTTGTCCTATTCTCATTTTGTTCCGTCTCGTCAAGCTTTTCTTGCTAATATATCTACTCTCAATGAGCCTAAGTCCTTCTCACAAGTTGTCATGAATCCCAAATGCTCCATGGCCTCCAGATCAAGTTAGATGGCTGCATAGTTTACTTGTTGACATGACTGTTTCACACAACCAACCCATGTTTTTGCATGGTGATAATCAGTCTGTTCTACATATAGCGTCTAATCTTGTGTTTCATGAGCAAACCAAGGACATCAAATTgattgtcattttattcatgaATGGCTGCAAGCTAATCAAATTGCCACTCACTATGTCCCTACACAACTACAACTTGTTGATCTCTTCACTAAGGCCTTGGGACGCGATCTCTTCCACTTGCTTCTATGCAAGCTGAGCCTTCATTAACTCATTACCTCCACTTGCTTCTATGCAAGCTGAGCCTTCATTAACTCATTACCTTTGTGCTTCAACtggggggggggtgttattATAGGAAACATGTAATTATGTAAAGTAGGTAGCTGTTAATTGGAGACCCCTATTTGATGTAAATTATGGATGATTGATTTATTGGGGCTTTATGTAAATTAGGAAGATTGATTGattggggatgattgattgcTCTGAATTAGGAATAATTGATTTCCTAATTctgatatgtatgtatgtatgtatgtatgtatatagtcttaatgaaataaaattcaatgggttcttttctttgccaattttttcagtttttaaatattttttcaaaattacccccactcatatatataaaatatgggTCAATttgggaaaaagaaaagcagaGCGTATAAATAGAAAGCAatgaattatttgaatatttttaaaattgttgggtTTCAACAAATGAAACAAGGTattattttgcaattttaaaaagtttgtacataaatacaaaaaaaatgctattaCTAGTAATTTTGTTTATCTTCATTATGATATATGTTTGTTTGTACATAATGactgtttgaatattttaaattaactgaaaaagaaaaacgatagagaagaaggaaaaaaaaaaaaagaaacaaaaaggatgAAAAGTAATGGAAgaaattagtaaaatattaagaaaattgaatgaccaatttcttttcttttttttttaaatttcatctatTTCATGCCAAGTGTACTTCTCAAATAAATcctatcttttatttttcttgtattaatagtttttatataataattaaactcAGTTTTATgtgataatcaatttttttaatatgctaAACACTTAAGTGTTGATCTCCGGCCTACGTCAGGCATTTCTTATTGGCGTCACGTGTCAagcatcccccccccccccccacaaaaaaaaaaaacaattgttgtattttatttattattgttattaattttgttaatattttattgttaatctataatgcataaacataataatatttgtaatttatattttattattcaatatttatgaaaacTCAAACATAGTTggtcaaatccatatttttgactcttgtattttattattttttttgtatagtcACTTGAACTTTTCGTTGTTTTAATTACACATAtaaacctatattttttaattaatttaacctctatattttgattttttttatatgataatttaaatttttcgtttcacatcaacaaaatataataaaatataaattaaaaatattcttatgtttatgcattatagattaacaataaaataacaaaatatcaacaaaattaataacaataataaataaaatacaacaattgtttttttccttttttttgggggggggaggaATGCTTGACATGTCTGCGTCAGGCAAAATAAGAAATGTCCGACGTGGGCAAGAGATCAAGAGATCAAGATTGTATAAATATGATCCTTTTAAGAGAACAATATTAGATTAATGATCAtctctttaaaaatttgaaaacaaggTATACtttttaaagcaaaaaaaaaacacacacacacacacacatccttatttaatatttatatcctttcttttttggaTGGCGCTCCATCACGAGTGCCCCCGCCACTCAATCCCTTGATTCCAACAAAAAAGGTAAATCGCGGGAGACTGCACACCCAAAGAATCGAACCTGTGCACAACCGGTTGGGGGTGACCGGCAAGCACTTAAGTTCCACCCGGGGGGGCAATATTTATATCCTCTGATATGATTAGAATCTCTCCAATGACAAGAAAATCACATCTTATCTTGTCTACTTGTATAAAGCTGGTAAAACACATTGATTATGGAAAGGGTATTGAGATAAAACAGATTACACGGGAtcattcacataaaataaacaggctgattaataaaaaaaaatgcaatggaATTAAATCACTTAATTCATAATCACAAAAATCATCAATAGCATATGATTATCAATTTCCTTGGGTTAAAAATGCAGGAAAATGATGCAGATTGAAAGGGCAATGTTCATTCATTGCTCACAAGCAAGGCAAAACAAGATGATCGGAAGGGGAAAGAGAGCAATTATCACCTGGTATAAGGGTGAGGACAGAAAATGATAACGTAGTCGGCGGAGGCACAGGTGAAGGTGCTCGTCTTGTCATCGTAAGCGTAGCTGTACGAACGTGGGCACGCGTACTTGAAGAACAGCGAGTACACTGACGGCCGACACGTGTCCGGCGTCGCGTACGCATCGCTGCAGCAGAACTGCGGATCCTTGAAAGCCTCGCACGCGCTCTTGCACGCCACGCTCTCTGTCGAGTTCCCACGCGCCACCCTCAGCTCCGCCGGGCAGGCCCCGTTCAGGTCCACCAGGCACCCCGTGGCGCTGCATCCCCCTCTTGTACCGCCCCTCGCCACCACCAGCATCGGCAGGTTGTAACCGTCGACCAAGCTCACGTCGTAGAAGTCCAGCCCTTGGTCGCCGTCAAGAGTGAATTCCGCGAGAGTCGTCGGCGGGTTGGCGCCAGCGCCGGCGCATACCACTTTCCCGGAGCCGCAGTCGCCGCTTGCGCACGAGAACTTGCCGGAGGAATCGGAGGAGCAGAAGGCCCGGCCCCATACCCGACCGGACCAGGAGTCGGGAACCGAAAGGGTCCTGGATTTGCCGCTCTTGAGGATGAAGCCCGTGGGGTTGAGGACTGGCCGGTTGGCGCCGGTTAGTATTCCGGGCCATATAGTGTGCC
This genomic stretch from Diospyros lotus cultivar Yz01 chromosome 1, ASM1463336v1, whole genome shotgun sequence harbors:
- the LOC127798676 gene encoding thaumatin-like protein 1b isoform X1, which gives rise to MMDRWLIFASLLILLLPFAVFSESTKFKIVNKCRHTIWPGILTGANRPVLNPTGFILKSGKSRTLSVPDSWSGRVWGRAFCSSDSSGKFSCASGDCGSGKVVCAGAGANPPTTLAEFTLDGDQGLDFYDVSLVDGYNLPMLVVARGGTRGGCSATGCLVDLNGACPAELRVARGNSTESVACKSACEAFKDPQFCCSDAYATPDTCRPSVYSLFFKYACPRSYSYAYDDKTSTFTCASADYVIIFCPHPYTSQKLLGARRQADELPLVNKTMMYIGHKHASGVSLSGLVPVEVACVVSIVAAILQFWIL
- the LOC127798676 gene encoding thaumatin-like protein 1b isoform X2; the encoded protein is MMDRWLIFASLLILLLPFAVFSESTKFKIVNKCRHTIWPGILTGANRPVLNPTGFILKSGKSRTLSVPDSWSGRVWGRAFCSSDSSGKFSCASGDCGSGKVVCAGAGANPPTTLAEFTLDGDQGLDFYDVSLVDGYNLPMLVVARGGTRGGCSATGCLVDLNGACPAELRVARGNSTESVACKSACEAFKDPQFCCSDAYATPDTCRPSVYSLFFKYACPRSYSYAYDDKTSTFTCASADYVIIFCPHPYTSQKLLGARRQADELPLVNKTMMYIGHKHASGVSLSG